The sequence TCTATTCCGATAATGGCAAATGGTGTTTCGGGACATGGGATAGAttgtaacaggccagcaggaggtgaagtttgtcttttccggcgttgacaaagtgcgcaagaagcgacatacttggccacaaaggtagaaaggccaggccagaagaaacgacTCCTAATGCGGTCGTATGTATTGTGAAACCCCAAGTGGCGAGCAGAtgggtcgtcgtgcagtgcttcgagaacttgtgtacgcagcgaacggggaagtactggcacccaccGATGTCCATCGGTATTGTAAGTATAGCGATGCAGCACGTTGTGTTCCAGCTTGAACCGCCTTAGCTTACGACTTAGTCTGGCATTAGGTGGAGAAGACGTGCCACTTAGGTATCCGATGACGCGGTTACAATAGGGGTCGTCACGTTGACACGAGGCAAACTGAGCGCAGCGGTTAGAAGATAGCGACTCGGCAACTGCCAGTGGCGATAACGTGAGTGAAGATGAAGCCTCATGAGCACCTGAGGGGCAATGAGGGTGCTTGGTCGGAGATGAaagtggcagagggcagcgagagagggcgtcggcttcctgatgctgtttgccagacttgtacacaacgtcaaaatgtactcttgcaagcgaagtatccagcgaccgaggcgcccAGACAATTtttcagtgaggacaaccagcataaagcgtgaTGGTCAGTAATCACACTGAAGTGGCGTCCATaaaggtacggtcggaatttttgtatggcccaaactacagcgagacattcctgctctgttatcgagtagttctgctccgcaggtgttaGTGCACGACTGGCATAACCGACAACTCGCTCTTGTGAAGTGTCGTCGCGCTGTAGAAGGACAGCACCGATTCCATGGCcgcttgcgtctgtgtgcagaaaagtgggcgcactctcgtcgaagtgacggaGGACGGGTCTGATGTTAATGCACGTTTGAGGGCTTGGAACGCACACTCGCAGTCATCGGTCCAAGCGAAGGCTGTTCCTGACGTCAGAAGCTAGTGTAATGGCCCCgcaatggcagcaaagtgactgatGAAGCGGTGGAAGTAAGACACCAgaccaaggaaacttcgcaaatGTTTCTGATTTTCTGGACGAGGGAAACGAATCACGGCAACAATCTTGTCCGGGTccggtcgaacgccatctttactgacaaggtggcccagtactttaatgcttttgctggcgaagtggcacttctttgtaaTGAGCTGAAGTCCAGCGTTCGAAATACATGTTATAACTTCGTTCAAACGCTCAAGGTGCTGAGgaaaagtagaagaaaaaataacgatgtcgtctaaataacataAACAGGTTTTCCAGTTTAGGCGTCGTAAAACagtgtctatcatgcgctcgaatgttgcaggaACGTTGCATAATtcgaagggcattacgttgaactcataaagcccatccgGCGTTGCAAAGACTGTTTTCTCTTTGTCCGCTTCGTGCAgaggtatctgccaatacccggaccgGAGGTCGAGACTGGAGAAATACTCTGCAGCCTTGAAGgaagtcgagggcatcgtcgattcgtggcaacggatagacgtcttttttcgtgatcttATTAAGGGCTCTGTAATCGACAAAATCGTaacagagccgtcctttttcaggaccaacaccacaggagatgaccaagagctggaCGAAGGGCGGTTGACGTAcgtcgcgtttgagcatgtcggcgacgttgtcctcgatgatttgcCGTTCCGCCGAAGACACGCGGAATGGGTGGCGGCGTACAATGGAGCTGCCGTCCGTTTCGATGCGGTGCTCTGcgacggaagtgcggccgagaacCTTGGAATGTACGTCAAACAAAACGCTGTGCTTTTGAAGAATGGCTAAAAGGCCTCTCTTTTGCTCAGCAGTGAGGTGGGGATTGATCGCAGCCTTAGAATCAGTTGAGGCAGACAAAGGTGGTGGTTCTGCGCGaaaggaaaccagcgaaaaaggCTCAGTGTCAGCGAAGCAACTCACAGCAGTGCCTTGGGGCAGCATCACTGGCCGAGGACCGACGCTTTACCGTCGCTAAACCGCACAAGTCCAGGTGCTATGGTAAGCCCCGTAGGTTTGCAGCGACCAGATGGTGCaatgaacacgtcaccattaacaTAGGTATCAGAAGCCAGCGTAATAATATTCTCGTCTCCCGGCGAAATACAACAATCAGCGGCTGCGACGAAACGCAAGCTGTGAGGAACGTCATCGGAGGAAAACTCTGTGTCTGTCATATGAATGactcgctgacgacaagatatgaaagctgatgctgaagaaaggaagtcccatcccaagatgagcgcgtgagtgcacgagggcagcacaagaaactgaatatGATGAAGGATGCCATCAATCGAAACCCGCACTGTACAAACATTGGAAGGCCGAATAAGAACTCTGTCAGCGCAGCGAAGGGGAGGGCCATTGTTTGGCGTCTTCACTTTTCTCAAGCGGGAACACAAGTCTGCACTAATGACGGAAAGCGATGCGCCTGTGTCCACCAGTGCCTCAGTCCGTACACCTTCAACATACACCAACAATATATTTGACGGGCGGCCCGGAGGAATTTCATATAGTGCGaaagatgcagctttccctcccgaagctgcactataTAGTTTTCAAGTCGATGATCAGGAGTCGAAGTAGCAGGTCGAAGTGGCGAAGAGGAGCGCCGCatcggtgaaggcgagcgacgacgcgggaaTCGGGAGCTAGCAACTGCGCCGATGTTCTGCGGAGACTGTGATCGACGTGGGCTGTTCTGGTAAGGGCGACGATATTGCGGTCCAGTGGTGTAAAACTCATCCCGTTCAAAGTCCTCGTAacctcgtctttcgtcttgctgacggcgtcggTAAAATcttgaaatatggccacggacGCCACAATAGAAGCAAATCGGCCGAAGAGTGCGCCAGGCGTTGGAAGGCGGACCGGCGCTCGTGGTGTGAGGGAGTTGAACGAACCATGCACTCCAGGCGCCGGTAGTGGTGTCTCCTGGGGCGGTGGTGTCATAGCAGCAATCTGAGCATAAGTTGGCGTTGGCACGGGATGCGGGCTCGGGACTTGCGTGCCGGTCATGGAAGCCAGTTCCTCCCTCACGACTTCACGTAGATTGACACCAGGTGGCGTCGTGCGAACCTCAAGATGGCACGGCGAAGCTTGTGCATGAAGTTCCTCTCGGATGATCGAGCGGATCAATGCACGCAGCTCTATGTCGTTGCTTGGCCTCAAATCAGACATGTCAGGTTGCAAGCGTGCGGTCTGAAgctcatcgaggcgctgacaggtagcgacaatatcggctacggtcgtggggttctgcactacGAACGCACTGAAAGCCACAGTCCCTAtacctttgagcaggtggcgcacacgGCCGTTCTCCGCCACTGAGCTGTCGACGCGACGGCAGAGGGCGAGTACGCTTTCTACGTAAGAAGTGTATGGCTCTCCCGTGTGTTGAACACGCCCAGTAAGCCTCTTCTTCGCGATATCTGAGCGCACAGACGGGTTGGCAAATATCTGGCGTAGCTGAAGCGTAAAAGAGGTCCAATTCGGAAAATCTGTCGCATGGTTATAGAACCACGTCTTTGCGACGCCTGTTAGGTAAAACGCAACGTGGGTAAGTTTCGTAGGCGCATCCCAGTGGTTGATGGCACTCACGCGGTCATactcctccagccagtcttcaacgtcttcaccACAAAGCCCTGCGAACATTGGTCGATCCTTTTGAGGGCTCGTGACCACCCAAGAAGGGGTTGCCGCCGGGGAGAGCATTGGGGTCGCTGCCGTGCTGGGCTGCTCGTCTTGCGACATCGCCGAACGCAGGTggtgtaagcggcgtcccgaacggagctccagggatgtGTTCTAGGTGAAGCTGGAGATGGTCGGTTAGTCGTGAGAGGATCCAGGGACcagacagcactctccaccacttctgagacaacgtttaggacgctcaagacactttattgtgtcgagtatgagccccacagcCCAAACCCAAgcagtgatgatgagtatgtacatatgagaagatgaagcgcataaacaatactcacaatatatattttttctttgtgtacaCGTACTTTCCTTCACATGGCGGGATTCCGCAGCACTTTTATTCGCCGAGTGAGTCATTGCCAGCAGCTTGCTTCCGTACCATGAAGAGCGCAATAGCAAAACTTCTGTTCACCGCCACATGCCGGATAGTCACGTGACGCTGGGtagaacactaaaaaaaaaaacattgcccaAGGACTCCGCATACATATAGTTAACCAGTGAAGGCTAGAGCGTGCGGCCCCGCTGTTAAGCAGTGGCTTAATCCCAACGTTGTATTGAAGCCTTTCTCAATTATTCGGGTGGTTTGAATGACGAAATCCGCCGGCCTTTGAGGATGACGTCGAAGAGCTTGTTGACGTCGAGAGCAGCTGGGGAACCACCGCGTCAGTACCTCCATGGCATTGTTCCGTTGTTGCTGAGACCGGATCCCGTCGATAGTagccaggttgttgtcgaaccacaggcgGTCGCAGCCGAAGTTCCGCTCGAGAAACTCTCGCCGAAAGCGGGCGTTGGCCCCGGCGAACGCGTTGCGCCATTGCCATGTCGACGCTACTCTGCCGGCACTGCTGCTTCCGCCATCTTGGGTCCCATGGAGagacgacgtcactgacggcgcagccaacGGCACGTGCGCTTGGGTGCGACGTAGAGAACGACGTAACTAACGGCGCAACCAATGGAGGCCATTATCGAAACATGTGGCGAACGGTCTTTCGCTTCGCCTAGCCATATaaagctttcgctgcaaaatgtTCCGCAATGAAAGCCGGGTAGAACATTATTTTTTCGTACAAGTTTTACGGCGGTTGTacgacgtcatacgtgacgtttcagctcaggtcacgtgactttcCCGCACgtgacggcgaccggaagttTTGCTGTTGCCCTATTAAAGGGCACGGAATTACACGCATGCCCCTATGCCTGCAACCTATAGCGCCGAGGTAGTACATAGTAGCATGCACGTACCTTGTACTTGATCGTATCAGCATTGTCGTATGCGAAGAAGCTCAGAAGCTTCTGGCCCGGCGGCGGGTAGCGCCAGTAATGCGTGTGCGTCACTTCGTCGTAGTAGTACTCGTGCTTTCTTATCTGCTCCGCGGGCAGCGGGGTGGTGCTGTTGAAGTCGACAAACTGCGTGGACGAGGGTCAGACGTGCGAAGAAAATCACCACCGAAAAACCATGTTTTCCGTCCAGTTAGCCCCGAAAAAGACCTTCCCATCTAATCTCTTCGTTGCCAggtatagtcggttacaacctaaaaataaatacaagctctGCCCACGGCCATCGCTGCCCCTCCCAAAGAGAACTTGCATAAGTGCTCCGTCCAGTGGCATTTTCTTATTTTCATGAAGTCGAATTGTCAAGCACATCCTCGAGTGTTTCAGATAAAGTCCCtggatttttttccttttacctATAGTTGGATAAAACTTTAGAAGTctgtggcatttcctcctcaatgtcggatgcacacaagcctgaaccaatgggtgcgcactccagactgacgtcgtgGGCCGGACGGCCGGTCACCCCgcctttatgtttttttttagattttataTTTTTAAAGCAGCGCAAGAGACGGAAGCACAAGACCACAGGACAAAGCACTGTTCTTCTTTGTCTAGTGCTTCCTTATTATGCGCTGCTTTAAACATGAATCTGTAACCAACTCGCGCAGTCTTACATCCGAGTAggattgaaaattgggcgagttggtaacgattcaaagctggtagaggcaaaacagcgcgagaaacagggaccaaggaagagcAGGCACGACACGTATTGATATTGGTACAGTATACGTATTGATGATGTCCTGTCTACTCTTACTTGGTCCCTGTTATATCGCGCTGTTTTGCCTCTACACCTGCTATGAGTCTTACATTCCTTTGCTGTACTAGAATGTACGCATAGAAGTTACGTATGATTTCACCCATTCTCTTTGGAACGGCACGTACCCGTCGGCGGCTGTAGCGCTGGACGTCCTGAGGATGTCGCAGCAAATCGATGAAGTTGATACCGTCGACGCTGGTCCAGGCATAATTGATGGACGTGGTGACGGAGAAGCACAGTCTCTTCCTGTTGAGCACCGTCTTCCAGTGCGGGAAATCTCTCAGGTTGTCCAGCTGCACGTGACGCGCGCGTCAAGCCAAGGAGTCACGTGACGTGGTCTCCGATTAGCCGCGCATTCAGGTCAATTTGTTCAGGACTGAATGTATGGATGCTTATTTCATCGGCGAACGGTTTTAACAGACGCTGGCGAAGgtgaaagaaaaattcggcattATGTCATATTCCATAGTgcttgaaggcaaaagccatgAACCAACCAGCTCAGCAAGCAGCCATGCTGCCCACTTGGTAATGTGTTGAATTATGCTATCGGGGACTAGACTTCCTCAACGACACAACAAGAGGTGGGCATTAAATTCCCAATCACATACGCACATTTTTTTCGCTTCGGCACTCCTAATGCAAGCACATTGTTACATACagcaacgtatctataaacgttgacaTACAGCCTCTATTGTATAGGTAGTGTACGTATTGGTCCGTTAGAATTGAGAGCTGTGTATTAGGTATTACCGCCAGGTGTTAACACCAGGTATTTATATCTAGTAGCATGACTGCTTGATGATAGGCATTAACGCCACTAGGCAGATAATTAGGCTAAGGTCGAGggcgtgggctcgattcccggccgcggtggtccgcatttcgatgggatcGGAATGCAAGGAACATCCGTAGTGCgcatatttaggcgcacgttaaagaaccacaaaTGCTGAGTagggctataagcataggcgtgcgcacgaggggagcAGCCCTCCCCCCCGCCTAATTATCCGAGGAGGGCGCCAAGTCAGCCTCATACCTCCACTTAGTCGGACCACaggtgttgcattccaagagttgTTTACTTCCCATTTACCCCCGGAAAGACagagaccaaaggcaggccgttgtggaaagcacgtcatcgcttcattttcagttttttttttcatccattgtgaagcatgcttGTCATCGGACTCAACcaaaggggggagggaggggtctGCGCTGAAggtctgcacccccccccccccatctcacCACGACCACCAtggggaaaccctgcgcacgcctatgttaaaTAGTGCGCTAACTGAACGCAGACACAGCACAGAACGAAAAATATAGCGGGACGTCCTGTGTTTTCTGTTCTGTGCTGTGTCTGTGTTCACTTCGCGCACCATTTAAATGAACCTTAGATTATCGAAATTCACGTGGCGTTCCccgctacggcgcgcctcataaagatcgcatcgtggttttggctcgttaAACCCCGGCAATTATTGTTACCATGACAGAGTAGGTATTACAGCATTAGCGCCTAGTGACGTCACGAGGGACGACTCACCATGCCTCGCGTGCCCGGGCCGGGCGGCACGATCGGGTTCGGCGGCGAAGCGAACAAATATGGCGCGTTGTTCTGGATCCTGTCCTGCAAGATGTTCGGCTCGTCAGGTGGTGTTGCTCGTGCTGAGCCCAACGAGGTCGGCTTCCCTGCGTGACGAGAGGGCCAGCCGATTTTAGCGGCTGCACATTAGGCGTATTGTGGATCGTttttaccatagagtttcctacaatactgttacatgccatcaggaacaagaacgcttcaacaagacgatgaagacgaagaatgaaaTAGCGCTCGTGTTGTTGCTGTTCCTCCATCTTTGCAGCAGCTACTTGTATCTCCGTatgtatattttgtaaatacatttcttctttttatactctcacccgagacatttggtggaggtgctgggtagacgtccttgcgagggaacttactagagggaactctggcgctagtgtctacggcagctgcaacgcatggcgcttcagccagcatgggaatgatgggtagtacacggatttgtctaaacttcgttctttcggcttcgtttggctccgcgtcgcctgcatccgctttgtcgcaagacgaagttcagcaaaagtcagcagttccacttcaccactttatcctttttaggctcacgaattcaaatctggtcacgaagttcaccacgatccattcttttatccgaaagaaaagacacagcaataaacaaagccgcaagtgcgttcgaagaccgcaagtacgaagactaggcaaatccgcgtactacacccatcattcccatggtggctgaacgatcgcagcgccagagtcccctctagttaattttaggaaactctatggtttgtaCCTTCACATATAAAACCAGAGATGTCGAAGTACTCCTAAAAAgtaattaaaggggccatgacacgcaatttctcgatcataatctgtgttatgtgggttaatccttgtgcgttcgcaaataagctggcgaaattttagcgcatttggtcgagcacttaatttacaATTGCTTACTTtaataaacacgcgagcggctgGACAGTCGAGccacactggcgcactcgcgagccgtgacgtaacaagcagcttgcTTTTACTAATTACCTTTAACATTTTAAAAAATGTAACTAAGTTACATTACGAATTAGAGCTGGCTGAAAATAATGACTTACATTATATTACTTTTGAA comes from Rhipicephalus sanguineus isolate Rsan-2018 chromosome 7, BIME_Rsan_1.4, whole genome shotgun sequence and encodes:
- the LOC119400194 gene encoding uncharacterized protein LOC119400194, with the translated sequence MLDNLRDFPHWKTVLNRKRLCFSVTTSINYAWTSVDGINFIDLLRHPQDVQRYSRRRFVDFNSTTPLPAEQIRKHEYYYDEVTHTHYWRYPPPGQKLLSFFAYDNADTIKYKVEQMLKAYPDDRCIVFDDLGEDALHATFTIRGTTHEWKAYAMFEAVYDVLNRIPPP